Within Calditrichota bacterium, the genomic segment CAGGCGAGCTGGCACCGACCGCGGCGCACGATCTGGCTGTAAGGCATGCGGCCGGACGCGCGCATCCTCAATGGGCAGGAAGCACCGCCCGCCCGCTCGTCTGGTCCCCACCCTGTCCGAATCCAGTGATCCCTTGCTCACATCCCTCTCGATCTGGCTTGCCAGTTGCACACCCACTCGGGTTGCCGGATGAGTGGTTCGGTCTTAGTACTTGTTGTGGTGCATGACGTCCTGGAGTGCCCGCTTGGGCACGTGCAGCACTCCGTCCTCGTCGCGCCAGTACTTCACGGAATCTTTCAGCAGTTCAACCTGCGGACTTTCTGCCGGGTAACCAAGAGCAAGGACGGAGTCGATGTCGCAATGCGCCGGAATAGCAAGTGCCTGGCTTACCCTGGGACGGTCCACCGACCCGATCCAACAGGCGCCTATGCCTAACTCTAAGGCCACCAAAATCATGCTCATGATGGCGGCACCTGCATCGTGTTCGCCGCCTTGCTGCCGGCGCTCGCGATTGAGAAGCACGACCACATATGCGGTCGGCCGCTGCCCGGGAGGAGGCGGTCCCTGCTCAGGGGGGAGGTAGCCCGCCCACTTGGTACACGAAAAGAGCAAGTCCACAAGCTGTGGGTCATCCACAATCACGAACTCGCAAGGCTGGAGGTTGGCGCCGCTAGGGGCTAACCGGGCAGCGTCCACGATCTTCTGCAGGGCAGAGAGCGGCACCGGCTCCGGCCTGAAGCGGCGGATGGTGCGCCGGCGCAAAATGAGCTCATAGACTCCCATTGCACCCTCAGTTGGTTGCCGTGAGCGACTACGGACGGGAAGACCGCAAGTTGTTGCTGTAATTTAAGAGATTTTGCGGAAAAATCAAGCGAAAAGCCATCTCGACACCCGCGGCCTGCGGGAGCGACACTCTGCGCCGAGCCGCAAAAAAAGATTGCCCCGGCACAAAAAGTGCTTGACGGGGAGGGGGATGATTCATATATTTATGCACAAAAATGCATGAATGCATGAATCGGAGAACTTACCATGGAGCCCATGTACGAGATGGAGGCGCGCCTGCTCACCTCGCTGGCACATCCGAACCGCCTCATGATACTGGAGCTTCTGCGGGACGGCCCCAAGTGTGTCTGCGAGCTGCAGGCTGCGCTGCGGATCGAGCAGTCGAACCTCTCCCGCCATCTCAAGGTCATGGCCCAGGAGGGGCTCGTTGCTCCACAGCGCCTTGGAACGCGGTCGTACTATCGCGTTGCCGAACCGCAGGTGTGGGCTTTGCGGGAAACGGCTGCCGAAATCGTCAAGAGGCGGCTGGCTCGTTTGGCCAAGATGATTGAGGCCGAGTAACACGCGACATCCATTGCGGCTCAGCAGGGCTTTGGAAAAGGTCGGGAGATGCAAGAGAGGAGCTCGATGGCCGGACTTTTCCCTTCGCGGCAGACGCTTGGGCAGGCGGCTCTGT encodes:
- a CDS encoding nitroreductase family protein gives rise to the protein MGVYELILRRRTIRRFRPEPVPLSALQKIVDAARLAPSGANLQPCEFVIVDDPQLVDLLFSCTKWAGYLPPEQGPPPPGQRPTAYVVVLLNRERRQQGGEHDAGAAIMSMILVALELGIGACWIGSVDRPRVSQALAIPAHCDIDSVLALGYPAESPQVELLKDSVKYWRDEDGVLHVPKRALQDVMHHNKY
- a CDS encoding winged helix-turn-helix transcriptional regulator, whose product is MEPMYEMEARLLTSLAHPNRLMILELLRDGPKCVCELQAALRIEQSNLSRHLKVMAQEGLVAPQRLGTRSYYRVAEPQVWALRETAAEIVKRRLARLAKMIEAE